The following proteins are co-located in the Pirellulales bacterium genome:
- a CDS encoding FliM/FliN family flagellar motor switch protein, with translation MSELTPQLAPEVLAACTAGAEEAAGAFSRALDGPFALAVGEAGAYAAARGGVDLAGPGLAVLMTFGDAAAVAVIPESSGLLPGWYAAPDPTGESKLSTLAQELSMLLVPETLMADVFEAHRVDDLAAGLARAGAQDDSATVSLTLTAGEKSGPLLLVWPLARGAELFPPAPAPAPEPAKPAAAATPAPVAAASAPQEFDPSRLSPQSRSRLRVQVAVSVRLATKKESIQDIVAIAPGTIVKFDKPCDELLQLFAGNQAIAEGEAVKIGEKFGFRVTSILLPQERFVTMTLKPRRAG, from the coding sequence ATGAGCGAACTGACGCCCCAACTCGCCCCCGAGGTCCTCGCCGCCTGCACGGCCGGCGCCGAGGAGGCGGCCGGCGCGTTCAGCCGGGCGCTCGACGGACCGTTTGCCCTCGCCGTCGGCGAGGCAGGCGCCTACGCCGCGGCGCGCGGCGGGGTCGATCTCGCGGGCCCGGGGCTGGCGGTGCTGATGACGTTCGGCGACGCGGCCGCCGTGGCCGTCATTCCCGAGTCGTCGGGCCTGCTGCCCGGGTGGTACGCCGCGCCGGATCCGACCGGGGAGAGCAAACTCAGCACGCTCGCTCAAGAGTTGAGCATGCTGCTGGTGCCCGAGACCCTGATGGCCGACGTGTTCGAGGCGCATCGGGTCGACGACTTGGCCGCGGGGTTGGCCCGGGCCGGGGCGCAAGACGACTCGGCGACGGTGTCGCTGACGCTCACGGCGGGGGAGAAATCGGGACCGCTGCTGCTGGTGTGGCCGTTGGCCCGGGGGGCGGAACTGTTTCCGCCGGCGCCGGCTCCTGCGCCCGAGCCCGCCAAGCCGGCGGCTGCCGCGACGCCTGCTCCGGTCGCGGCGGCAAGCGCCCCGCAGGAGTTCGATCCGTCGCGCTTGTCGCCCCAGTCGCGCAGCCGCCTGCGGGTGCAAGTGGCGGTGAGCGTTCGCCTGGCGACCAAGAAGGAGTCGATTCAGGATATCGTCGCAATCGCTCCCGGGACGATCGTCAAGTTCGACAAGCCGTGCGACGAGTTGCTGCAACTGTTCGCGGGCAACCAGGCGATTGCCGAGGGCGAGGCGGTGAAGATCGGCGAGAAGTTCGGGTTTCGCGTCACCTCGATCCTCTTGCCGCAAGAGCGATTCGTGACGATGACGCTCAAGCCGCGCCGCGCCGGGTGA
- a CDS encoding zinc ribbon domain-containing protein: MPLYEFVCTDCRREQEHLVRGEEQPTCEQCGGVRLTRLLSVPAARTGSPGGGSLPQGSPVGGCGGGCACHPRG; encoded by the coding sequence ATGCCCCTCTACGAATTCGTCTGCACCGACTGCCGACGCGAGCAGGAACACTTGGTTCGCGGCGAGGAGCAGCCGACCTGCGAACAGTGCGGCGGCGTGCGGCTGACGCGGCTGTTAAGCGTGCCGGCGGCCCGCACGGGGTCCCCCGGCGGAGGGTCGCTCCCCCAGGGGTCTCCGGTCGGGGGCTGCGGCGGGGGGTGCGCCTGCCATCCCCGGGGCTAA
- the floA gene encoding flotillin-like protein FloA (flotillin-like protein involved in membrane lipid rafts): MSARESIPLTLALDEALVNNIVLVAIAVGLLIGVVFFAIFARFLKLWIQSKTTGAGIGMLDLVRMWFRKINATIITRCKIMVVQAGLDEDEEITTKALEAHYLAGGNLPLVIRAMIAAKKAKIIPLTFKRATAIDLAGRNILEAVQTSVYPRVIDCPAKDAKRPSLDAVAKNGIQLKVKARVTVRANLDQLIGGATEDTIVARVGEGIVSAIGSAETHAHVLENPDRISRTVLARKLDSQTAFEIVSIDIADIDVGDNIGARLQADQAEADTRVARARAEGKRAMAVSQEQENIASIEENRAKLVEAEAEVPKAIADAFRSGKLGILDYYRMKNVQADTEMREAIAGVGAVPTRRTDGAT; encoded by the coding sequence ATGTCCGCCCGTGAATCGATCCCCCTGACGCTGGCGCTCGACGAAGCGCTGGTCAACAACATCGTGCTCGTGGCGATCGCCGTCGGGCTCTTGATCGGGGTCGTCTTCTTCGCGATCTTTGCGCGGTTCTTGAAGCTCTGGATTCAGTCGAAAACGACGGGCGCCGGGATCGGCATGCTCGACCTCGTGCGGATGTGGTTTCGCAAGATCAACGCCACGATCATCACGCGCTGCAAAATCATGGTCGTCCAGGCGGGGCTCGACGAGGACGAGGAGATCACCACCAAGGCGCTCGAAGCTCACTACCTCGCCGGCGGAAATCTGCCGCTCGTCATCCGCGCGATGATCGCCGCCAAGAAGGCCAAGATCATCCCGCTCACCTTCAAGCGGGCCACGGCGATCGATCTGGCCGGACGAAACATCCTTGAAGCCGTCCAAACGAGCGTCTACCCGCGGGTCATCGACTGCCCGGCCAAAGACGCCAAGCGCCCCTCGCTCGACGCGGTCGCCAAGAACGGCATCCAACTCAAGGTGAAGGCCCGCGTAACGGTCCGGGCGAACCTCGACCAACTTATCGGCGGAGCCACCGAGGACACGATCGTCGCCCGCGTCGGCGAGGGGATCGTCAGCGCGATCGGCTCGGCCGAGACCCACGCTCACGTGCTCGAGAACCCCGACCGCATTTCGCGTACGGTGCTCGCCCGCAAGCTCGACTCGCAGACGGCCTTTGAAATCGTGTCGATCGACATCGCCGATATCGACGTCGGCGACAACATCGGCGCCCGGCTGCAAGCCGACCAGGCGGAAGCCGACACCCGCGTCGCCCGCGCTCGGGCGGAAGGGAAGCGGGCCATGGCCGTCAGCCAGGAGCAAGAGAACATCGCCAGCATCGAGGAGAACCGGGCGAAGCTCGTCGAGGCCGAGGCCGAGGTCCCCAAGGCGATCGCCGACGCCTTTCGCAGCGGCAAGCTGGGAATCCTCGACTACTACCGTATGAAAAACGTCCAGGCCGACACCGAGATGCGCGAAGCGATCGCCGGCGTCGGCGCCGTCCCGACTCGTCGCACCGACGGCGCGACGTAG
- the nadA gene encoding quinolinate synthase NadA, translating into MPVAADPSPRFDLQPYKSLANDELQRRIQAVRDEFGPRLLILGHHYQQDEVVALADLSGDSYQLSQTAAESADCRMIAFCGVHFMAETADILANRPAKLAERDGERVRVILPDMAAGCSMADMAAIHQIEDAWEQLAEAIDVEDLTPVTYINSAASLKAFVGRHGGIVCTSSNARAALEWAFARTSRVMFFPDQHLGRNTALGMGIGLDAMPVWDPYAEEFGGSSEADLVRSRVILWKGHCSVHQMFRPEHVATYRRQHPGIKILVHPECPREVFELADESGSTGKIIRTVEGAPPGTKWAIGTELHLVNRLKAQHPEQEIHFLSPVVCMCATMYRINLAHLAWSLENLAAGTPVNTIEVDEETAKWSLAALERMLEVK; encoded by the coding sequence ATGCCCGTCGCCGCCGACCCTTCGCCCCGATTCGACCTGCAGCCGTACAAGTCGCTCGCCAACGACGAACTGCAGCGACGGATTCAGGCGGTGCGCGACGAGTTCGGCCCGCGGCTGTTGATCCTGGGACACCACTACCAGCAGGACGAGGTGGTCGCCCTGGCCGACCTGAGCGGCGACAGCTACCAGTTGAGCCAGACGGCCGCCGAGAGCGCCGACTGCCGGATGATCGCGTTTTGCGGCGTTCACTTTATGGCCGAGACGGCCGACATCCTTGCCAACCGGCCCGCGAAGCTCGCCGAGCGCGACGGCGAGCGGGTCCGCGTGATTCTCCCCGACATGGCCGCCGGCTGCTCGATGGCCGACATGGCGGCGATCCATCAGATCGAAGACGCCTGGGAGCAGCTCGCCGAAGCGATCGACGTCGAGGACCTGACGCCGGTCACGTACATCAACTCGGCGGCCAGTTTGAAGGCGTTCGTCGGCCGGCACGGGGGAATCGTCTGCACGAGCAGCAACGCCCGGGCGGCGCTCGAGTGGGCGTTCGCGCGCACCAGCCGCGTGATGTTCTTCCCCGACCAGCACCTGGGACGCAACACGGCGCTGGGAATGGGGATCGGGCTCGACGCGATGCCGGTGTGGGACCCGTACGCCGAGGAGTTCGGCGGCTCGAGCGAGGCCGATTTGGTGCGCAGCCGCGTCATCCTGTGGAAGGGGCACTGCAGCGTTCATCAGATGTTCCGCCCCGAGCACGTCGCGACGTACCGCCGGCAACACCCGGGGATCAAGATCCTGGTCCACCCCGAGTGCCCGCGCGAGGTGTTCGAGCTGGCCGACGAGTCGGGCTCGACCGGCAAGATCATTCGCACCGTCGAGGGGGCCCCCCCGGGGACCAAGTGGGCGATCGGCACCGAGCTGCACCTCGTGAACCGGCTCAAGGCCCAGCACCCGGAGCAGGAGATTCATTTCCTCTCGCCGGTCGTCTGCATGTGCGCGACGATGTATCGGATCAACCTGGCCCACTTGGCGTGGAGCCTGGAGAACCTTGCGGCGGGGACGCCGGTCAACACGATCGAGGTCGACGAAGAGACGGCGAAATGGTCGCTCGCGGCGCTCGAGCGGATGCTTGAGGTGAAGTAG